The DNA window GCTTGGCGAAGCGAAATACGCCCAGCTGCAGGCAAGCCTTGAAATGGCGCGGCGTGTGTTGGACGAGCCGCTGATCACGGGCGAGCCCCTTCAATCCCCGGCTGACACCCGGCGCTACCTGAAGAGCCGGCTGGTGACACGCCCCCACGAGGTTTTCGCGTGCCTGTTCCTGGATAACCGGCATCGCATCATCAGTTATGACGAAATGTTTTTCGGTACAATCGACGGTGCAGCGGTCTATCCGCGCGAAGTGGTGCGACGGGCTCTGGATCACAACGCTGCGGCGCTTATTCTGGCCCATAACCATCCCTCGGGGGTAGCCGAACCCAGCACAGCCGACATCAGCCTGACCAAGCGCCTACGCCAGGCACTTGAACTGGTCGATGTCCGCGTACTCGACCATATGATTATCGGGTACGAAGGGGTAACCTCCCTGGCGGAACGTGGCTTACTATGACAGTGCCGACGCGCCACCCAGAGTAGTAAGGTTCAATAATAAGTAGCAAGGGTCAATAATTAAGAATAACAAGAGTCAAACGCCCTATGCTTCCCGGGGCTCAAACGTCCTGGTGCTTTCTCTGCCTGGCCTTTGCTATTGGGTACGCTTTCTGGTATAAAAGCGTCCCTTTCTCTGGTGGCGTTGCCAGATAACTTTTGTGCTTCACTATCTGAGGCAACAGAAGAGCGGCGGCGCAGTAAATGTAAAAGGTAATATTCATACACAGGCTCAAGCCCGGCTGCGATACCGCACTGAGTGCTTCCTGTGAGACCACGCCGGGTTGGAGGCGAGTTATGTCCCGTATTTGTCAGGTCACCGGAAAGCGTCCGGTCACCGGTAACAACGTATCCCACGCGATGAACCACAACAAGCGTCGCTTCCTGCCGAACCTGCAATCGCATCGGTTCTGGGTAGAAAGCGAAAAGCGTTTCGTTAAACTGCGCATATCCACCAAGGGCATGCGCATCATCGACAAGAAAGGCATAGATACCGTCCTCGCTGAACTGCGCGGCCGCGGCGTCAAAGTGTAAGGAGCAGGATCATGCGCGAGAAGATTAAGCTGGTATCATCTGCAGGCACAGGTCACTTCTACACGACCAAAAAGAACAAGCGCAACACACCCGAAAAGATCGAAATGAAGAAGTACGATCCGGTTGTTCGCAAGCACGTTCCCTACAAGGAAGCCAAGATCAAGTAAACGATCCTGGATATGAAAAACCCGGCCCATCTTTCGGTGGTGCCGGGTTTTTCAGTTTGCGGGATGAGGCTCCGAATATCATATATTCAGTGAAAGGTTGAGACTACGCCTAGCGGAAGGCCGAGAGTACGCCTCAGTCGAAGGTTGAGAGATAGCCCTCGGGCAAAGCAACATCCAGCGCAATGGGCAAATGGTCAGAGACGGGAAAGCGCACAAC is part of the Hydrocarboniclastica marina genome and encodes:
- the radC gene encoding RadC family protein; this translates as MTLKALPLAERPREKLLCHGAEYLSDAELLALFLRTGMRGRSVLELSRKLLVDFGSLRRLLGASAQRFCAEPGLGEAKYAQLQASLEMARRVLDEPLITGEPLQSPADTRRYLKSRLVTRPHEVFACLFLDNRHRIISYDEMFFGTIDGAAVYPREVVRRALDHNAAALILAHNHPSGVAEPSTADISLTKRLRQALELVDVRVLDHMIIGYEGVTSLAERGLL
- the rpmB gene encoding 50S ribosomal protein L28, with the translated sequence MSRICQVTGKRPVTGNNVSHAMNHNKRRFLPNLQSHRFWVESEKRFVKLRISTKGMRIIDKKGIDTVLAELRGRGVKV
- the rpmG gene encoding 50S ribosomal protein L33, producing MREKIKLVSSAGTGHFYTTKKNKRNTPEKIEMKKYDPVVRKHVPYKEAKIK